The genomic window GCAGCTGATCCTGGAACAGGCCCGCCTCACCGGCCTGGACGAGGACGTGCTCGACGAGTTGTTCTCCGTCCTCGTACGCGACTTCTCCGCGAACGCCGTCGAACTGCACGGCAAGGACTCGGCCACCGAGGACCAGCAGGCCTGGGCCATCGCCGCCGTGAGGCGTCCCGTCATCGACGGCGCCCGCTCGGGACGGATCTGGGAGCGCGTCGAAGCCCTCGCGGGTGCGTACGAGTTGGCTCCGTAGGAGGGAAGGCCGTCGCCCCCGGTCACCGGGGGCGACGGCCTTCCCCGCCCGCACGGCCGATTGGCCGACAACGCCTCCTCCCTCCGCGCATCGGGGGCGCTCGGCGGGGCATATGGAAGGTCCGGCGGCCGGAACGGTCGGCTGCCAGGAGGAGGCGACAATGAACACCGTCTGGGCATGTCCGGCCGAGCTGAACCGTTCCCTGGGCGACGACCTGGTCGAATACGGTGTGGAAGCGCCCGACGGGAGCGTCGGCACCGTCGTCAGGCTCTCGCCCGTCCCGGGCTTCGACCACCTGGTGATCGATGCCGGGGTCTGGAAGTTCGGGAGGAGCGTCGTCGTCCCGGCCGGCATGGTGACCGCCGTCGACGACACCGAACGGGTGATCAAGGTCAGGTGCACCAAGGACCAGATCAAGGAAGCCCCGCGCTTCGAGCGGGATCAGGACACGGGGGATCTCTTCTACCTGCGGAAGCTGGGCGCGTACTACGAATCGCTCGCCGTCGCCCCTGCGTGACGGCAGTGCGGCGGGAGGGTGACGGAGGCCGGTGCCGGAAGGCGCCGGCCCCCGTACGGCCACGCGCCCGGCACCGGGAACGTACCGGGGCGTCAGCCCGCCGTCGGCGGGGGCCCGTCAGGGACCCTGCGGGCCAGGACGATCTTGGCCGGCAGGAGGGCCAGCCAGGACCACAGGGCGACGGCGGTCGAGAAGCCGTAGGCGAGCGGCACGCTGACCGCGAACACCGTGGCGGTGCACACCAGGTCCGCGGACACCGACCGGGCCGTGAACTCCGTGGCCGGACCATGAGGTCCGGAGCCCCTGAGGCCCGTCCTGAGTACCGCGAGTTCCAGCAGGTTGGTGACACACACCGTGCCCGCGTACACCGCGACGGCCAGAGGCTGGTCGGCGTACTCGGACAGCAGGGAGGTCGGGAAGGGGATGAGCGCGATGGCGCCGAGCCAGATGAGCGCGAATCTGAGCGGCAGCTTCTCGGTGGGCGGAACCAGCCGCACGATCCGCCGGTGGTCACGCCAGAAGCCGGCCAGGATCCAGAAGCTCAGGGCGTAGGCGCCCAGGTCCGGAAGCACGTCGAGGAAGGCTTCCCTGAAGCCGTCGGTGCTCAGCCCCGGAGCGATGCGGACATCGAGTACCAGCAGCGTCATGGCGATCGCGAAGATGCCGTCGGACAGGGCCGTCAGACGTTCCGCGCTCTTCTCAGCGCCGCTCCCGGCCTGGGTGTCGTCCACCCGTTCAGACTCCCCGGGCCGCCGCCACGACGGCCCGGATTAGGCCGACGGCGGGCAAGCCGGAGCAGTCCTGCCCCCGGTTCGCCACGCCGTCCCGATCACCGTGCTGACGGCTGTTCAGGCGGCCTGGAGGCTGCCGCCCTGCTGGAGACCGTCGTGCGGAGCCGCCGTGGGGGAGGCCGGGGCCGGCATGCCGAGCATGGTGTCGGCGATGTGGAGCGCCTGCGGGATGTCCCGGGTACCGGTCATCACGCACAGCGTGTAGGTCGCGTCCTCGACGGCACGCGCGCTGGCGTCGGTAGGACGACGCGCGTCTTCGATGCGGGCGTCGGCGTAGCGCGCGAGGGCGACTCGCAGGTCCTGAGGACTGGGCGTCAGCACAGCAGGTTTCTCCTCTGGGTCGATCCAGGTCCGGTGCCGGACACGCGTCGTCGGGTGGGCCGGCATCACGCGCCTACCCCCTCGACGGCGGATTACGTCCCGAGGGTGCGGACTTGTCGTACCGAGGGTGAGGACGGGGCGCTCGTCCGGGCAGACGGTGAACATCCACCGGACTGATCGATGTTCCCGCCTGCGTGTGCACCCCGGCTTGCGCGTCCCGGCGTTCTACCGTTCTCCGATGCGCACTGCCCCCTGGTGGATCCTGCTCTCCTCGATGTCGGCCCCGGTCCTCCTGGTTGCGGGCTGGTCCGTGTCGGCCGAACTGCAGGGGCCCGGGTACGACCCCGCGACGACGACGATCAGCGTCCTCGCCGCCGACGGGGCGGGCGGCTACTGGGTGATGACGTCGGCTCTGGTCGCCCTGGGCTTCTGCCATGTGGTCACCGCGTGCGGGCTGCGCCTCGCCGCGCCGTTCGGACGCGCGGCACTGGCGGGCGGCGGACTCTCGGCGATACTCCTGGCTTTCTTCCCGGCCCCGCTGAGTGGTGGTTCCTTCTCCCACGGTGTGGTGGTGGCGGTCGGGTTCTCGCTGCTCGCGGTCTGGCCGGTCCTGGCCATGAGACGCCGTGCCCCGCGCACGCGGGGCGGTCCAGGGGCGGTGGCGCTGGCAGCGCCGCTCCGCCGGGAGGCGGAGCCGCCGCCCGCCGGGACCCCGCCGTGGGGTCTGCGCCCCTGGCCGTCCGTCGGGGCGACCGTGTTCATATGGCTCGGCGGAGCGTGGTTCCTGCTCGCCCTGTTCGTGCTCGACACAGCCGGAGCGGCCGAACGCGTGATCACGTTCGCCCAGTCGTTCTGGCCGCTCATCGTGGTCGTCTCCTGCGCCCGGTGGGACGGTGGCGACGGGCGGACCGTCTGAGCGGCGGCATCACGCGGCCCCGGGCGGCTCCGTACTCCCGTTCCCGTGTGCGTGACGCGGGGGCCTGACGGTACGTCGCGCCGCCGGACGTGCGGGCCGACGATGCCACCCGCGACCCGCACCGGTGCGCTCGCGCCCACGCCGGCCCGCACGTGCTCCTGGAGGACGAGGGGGCCGGGTCGAACGGCAGCGGGTGGCCGGGTGCTGCCGTCGCCGTGCGACCACCCCGCTACGACGTGCGGCCCACCGCCACGTAGCCGGCGCTGATGACGTCGTCCTGGCCGGGGACCGGCTCGCCGAGCTCCGGGTGCCAGGCCTCAGCCGCCACGATGCCCGGCTCGAGGATGTCGAGGCCGTCGAAGAAGCGCGCGAAGCGATCGCGGCTCCGGGGCGCCAGCGTCAGCGTGTTGGCCTTGTACAGCTCGTCGACCTTGTCGGCCGCCGCCGGGTGGAAGTCGGCGGTGAGGTGTGAGATCACCACGTGGCTGCCCGGTGCGAGCACGCCGGTCAGCCGTTCCACCAGCTCGTACGCGCCGTCCTCGTCGCTGACGAAGTGCAGCAGAGCGATCATCGACAGTGCGACCGGCCGACTGAAGTCCAGCGTCCTGCCCGCGCGTTCGAGGATGGAGTCGACATCGCGGGCGTCGGCCTGGACGTAGTCGATCGCGCCCTCCGGGGTGCCCTTCAGCAGGGCCTCGGCGTGCGCCAGCACGATCGGGTCGTTGTCGCAGTAGACGACACGCGTGCTGGGCGCCTCCTGCTGGGCGACCTGGTGCAGGTTGGGCTCGGTGGGTATACCGGTGCCGATGTCGAGGAACTGCCGGACTCCCTGGCTCGTCAGCCAGCGCGTCGCACGGTGCATGAAGGCACGGTTCACCTTGGCCATGACCGGCACACCGGGTTCGACGGACAGCATCTGACGGCCCATCGCCTCGTCGACCGGGTAGTTGTCCTTGCCCCCGAGGAACCAGTCGTACATCCGGGCGGGATGCGGTCGGCTGGTGTCGATGCGCAGGGCGGGTGCCTCGTCGTCGGTTCGGGACACGGCGAACTCCTGTGTGTGCAGCTGCTGGTGATCGGATTGCGACCACCTTAGGGAATTCGTGTGACGGAGGTGTCGAGGAAGCGACAACTCGGTTGCCGGATTCGACCGTGCGCAGGGCGGCGGCGGATCCTCCGGATCCGCCGCCGCCCTGCGCTTCCCTTGCTCCGGGTTCAGCCTTTGCCGAGGTCCTTGAGCGCGGTGTTGAGCTCGAGGACGTTGACACGGGGTTCGCCCATGAATCCGAGGGTGCGGCCCTCGGTGTGCGCGGCGACCAGTGCGGCCACCCGCTCCACCCCGAGGTGGTTGCGCTCGGCGACCCTGTGTATCTGGAGTTTCGCGTAGGCCGGGGAGATGTCGGGGTCGAGCCCCGATCCCGACGACGTGACCGCGTCGGCGGGCACGTCCTGCGGCCGGACCTTGTAGGTCCGCGTGGAGTTGTCCGCGACGACGGCGGCCTTCGCGTCCTTGACCCACCCGATCAGTTCCTCGTTGTCGGCCGAACGGTTCGTGGCACCGGAGAGGATCAGCGAATACTGCAGGTTCACGCCATTGGAACCCAGACCGTTGGACGGCCTCGGCTGGAACCACCTGAGGTCCGGAACAGCGGCCTCGTCCGGATCGCCGGCGTCCTTCTTCGGCAGGTTGAAGGACTGCCCGATCAGCGAGGACCCGACCGTCCTTCCGCCGGCGTCACTGATCTCGGAGCCGTTGGCCTTGTCCTTGAAGAGCGCCTGCGCGGCGCCCGTGACGGCGAGGGGGTAGATGACGCCGCAGACGACGGTCAGGACGAGCAGGGCGCGCAGCCCCGCCCCGAGCAGCCGGGCGGTGTTCTTGAGAGAGGTGTTCATGGCTGATCAGCCGTTTCTAAGTCAGGCGAGCCCGGGAATGAGGGAGATGAGGAGATCGATGAGCTTGATGCCGATGAACGGGGCGATCAGGCCGCCGACTCCGTAGAGCGCGAGATTGCGCCGGAGCATCCTGTCGGCGGTGGTCGGCCGGTAGCGCACGCCCTTGAGGGCGAGCGGCACCAGGGCGACGATGATCAGCGCGTTGAAGATGACGGCCGACAGGATCGCGGACTCGGGAGAAGCCAGCCCCATCACGTTCAGCTTGTCGAGGCCCGGGTAGACCACCGCGAACATGGCCGGGATGATCGCGAAGTACTTCGCGACATCGTTGGCGATGGAGAAGGTGGTCAGGGCTCCCCGGGTGATGAGGAGCTGCTTGCCGATGGCGACGATCTCGATGAGCTTGGTGGGGTCGGAGTCCAGGTCCACCATGTTCCCGGCCTCCTTGGCGGCCGAGGTGCCGGTGTTCATCGCCACGCCCACGTCGGCCTGGGCGAGCGCGGGGGCGTCGTTGGTCCCGTCGCCGGTCATCGCGACGAGCTTGCCGCCGGCCTGCTCCCGCTTGATGAGGGCCATCTTGTCCTCGGGGGTGGCCTCGGCGAGAAAGTCGTCGACCCCCGCCTCCTGGGCGATGGCCTTCGCCGTCAGCGGGTTGTCACCCGTGATCATGACGGTGCGGATGCCCATGCGGCGCAGCTCGGCGAACCTCTCCCGCATTCCCTCCTTGACGACGTCCTTCAGGTGGATGACACCCAGGATCCGGGCGCCCTCGCTGTCCTCGACCGCGACCAGAAGCGGCGTGCCGCCGGCCTCGGAGATCCGGTCCGCGAGGAGTGAGGCGTCGTCGGCGACGTGGCCGCCGCGCTCCTTCACCCAGGCGATGACGGAACCCGCCGCGCCCTTGCGCGCCTTGCGGCCGTCCACGTCCACACCCGACATGCGGGTCTGGGCGGTGAAGGGGACCCAGGTGGCCTGTGCGAGCTCACCCCGGCTGCGCTCGCGCAGCCCGTACCTCTCCTTGGCGAGCACCACGATCGACCTGCCCTCGGGAGTCTCGTCGGCCAGCGACGACAACTGTGCGGCCTCGGCCAGTTCGGCCTCCGCCGTCCCACGGGTGGGCACGAACTCGGTTGCCTGCCGGTTTCCGAGCGTGATCGTGCCGGTCTTGTCGAGCAGCAGCGTCGAGACGTCGCCCGCCGCCTCGACCGCACGTCCCGACATGGCCAGGACGTTGCGCTGGACGAGGCGGTCCATCCCCGCGATGCCGATCGCGGAGAGGAGCGCGCCGATCGTGGTCGGGATCAGGCAGACGAGCAGGGCCGTCAGCACGATGAGGGACTGCCGGGCGCCGGCGTAGACCGCGAACGGCTGCAGCGTGACGACGGCGAGCAGGAAGACCACGGTCAGCGACGCGAGCAGGATGTTGAGCGCGATCTCGTTGGGGGTCTTCTGCCGGGCCGCACCCTCGACCAGCGCGATCATCCGGTCGATGAAGGTCTCACCGGGCTTGGTGGTGATCCGGACGACGATCCGGTCGGACAGCACCTTCGTGCCACCGGTCACGGCGCTGCGGTCGCCGCCCGACTCCCTGATGACCGGGGCGGACTCGCCGGTGATGGCCGACTCGTCGACGGACGCGACACCCTCGGCCACGTCGCCGTCGCCGGGTATGACGTCCCCCGCCTCGCAGACGACCAGGTCGCCGATCCGCAGGTCCGTGCCGGGGACCTCGACCTCCTGGTGGCCCTCCAGGCGCCGGGCGACCGTGCCGGTCCTGGCCTTGCGCAGGGTGTCGGCCTGGGCCTTTCCCCGGCCCTCCGCGACCGCTTCGGCGAGGTTCGCGAAGAGTGTGGTCAGCCAGAGCCACGCGGTGATCGCCCAGCCGAACCAGTCACCGGGGTCCTTGACCGCCAGCACGGTCGTGACCACCGAACCGACGAGCACCACGAACATCACGGGTGACTTGATCATGACGCGGGGGTCGAGCTTCCTGACCGCGTCGGGGAGGGACATGAGCAGTTGCTTCGGGTCGAAGAGGCCTCCGCCCACTCGGCCCGAGTCCGCCGTGCCGCCGCCGGAGAAGTCGTCGTGCGGGGCACGGGTGGGGGTGACGGTACTCATGAGGCGAGTCCTTCGGCGAGCGGTCCCAGCGCAAGGGCCGGGAAGTAGGTAAGACCGGTGATGATGATGATCGTGCCGACGAGCAGACCCGCGTAGAGGGGCTTGTCGGTGCGCAGCGTGCCCGCGGTGGCCGGCACGGGCCGCTGCTCGGCGAGCGAGCCGGCCAGTGCCAGTACGAACACGATGGGCAGGAAACGGCCGAGCAGCATCGCGATGCCGATGGTGCTGTTGAACCACTGCGTGTCGGCGTTGAGCCCGGCGAAGGCCGAGCCGTTGTTGTTGGCGCCGGAGCTGTAGGCGTAGAGGATCTCGGAGAAGCCGTGCGCTCCGCTGTTGGTCATGGAGTTGCCCGGTGTGGGCAGCGCCATCGCCACGGCGGTGAAGCCGAGTACCAGTGCCGGGGTGATCAGGATGTAGCAGGCCGCGAGCTTGATCTCACGGGTGCCGATCTTCTTGCCGAGGTACTCCGGCGTACGGCCGACCATGAGCCCCGCGATGAACACCGCGATGATCGCCATGATCAGGATGCCGTAGAGGCCGGAACCGACACCGCCGGGAGCGATCTCGCCCAGTTGCATGCCCAGCAAGGTGATACCGCCGCCCAGCCCCGTG from Streptomyces sp. NBC_01341 includes these protein-coding regions:
- a CDS encoding SAM-dependent methyltransferase, which translates into the protein MSRTDDEAPALRIDTSRPHPARMYDWFLGGKDNYPVDEAMGRQMLSVEPGVPVMAKVNRAFMHRATRWLTSQGVRQFLDIGTGIPTEPNLHQVAQQEAPSTRVVYCDNDPIVLAHAEALLKGTPEGAIDYVQADARDVDSILERAGRTLDFSRPVALSMIALLHFVSDEDGAYELVERLTGVLAPGSHVVISHLTADFHPAAADKVDELYKANTLTLAPRSRDRFARFFDGLDILEPGIVAAEAWHPELGEPVPGQDDVISAGYVAVGRTS
- the kdpB gene encoding potassium-transporting ATPase subunit KdpB, producing MSTVTPTRAPHDDFSGGGTADSGRVGGGLFDPKQLLMSLPDAVRKLDPRVMIKSPVMFVVLVGSVVTTVLAVKDPGDWFGWAITAWLWLTTLFANLAEAVAEGRGKAQADTLRKARTGTVARRLEGHQEVEVPGTDLRIGDLVVCEAGDVIPGDGDVAEGVASVDESAITGESAPVIRESGGDRSAVTGGTKVLSDRIVVRITTKPGETFIDRMIALVEGAARQKTPNEIALNILLASLTVVFLLAVVTLQPFAVYAGARQSLIVLTALLVCLIPTTIGALLSAIGIAGMDRLVQRNVLAMSGRAVEAAGDVSTLLLDKTGTITLGNRQATEFVPTRGTAEAELAEAAQLSSLADETPEGRSIVVLAKERYGLRERSRGELAQATWVPFTAQTRMSGVDVDGRKARKGAAGSVIAWVKERGGHVADDASLLADRISEAGGTPLLVAVEDSEGARILGVIHLKDVVKEGMRERFAELRRMGIRTVMITGDNPLTAKAIAQEAGVDDFLAEATPEDKMALIKREQAGGKLVAMTGDGTNDAPALAQADVGVAMNTGTSAAKEAGNMVDLDSDPTKLIEIVAIGKQLLITRGALTTFSIANDVAKYFAIIPAMFAVVYPGLDKLNVMGLASPESAILSAVIFNALIIVALVPLALKGVRYRPTTADRMLRRNLALYGVGGLIAPFIGIKLIDLLISLIPGLA
- a CDS encoding potassium-transporting ATPase subunit C, giving the protein MNTSLKNTARLLGAGLRALLVLTVVCGVIYPLAVTGAAQALFKDKANGSEISDAGGRTVGSSLIGQSFNLPKKDAGDPDEAAVPDLRWFQPRPSNGLGSNGVNLQYSLILSGATNRSADNEELIGWVKDAKAAVVADNSTRTYKVRPQDVPADAVTSSGSGLDPDISPAYAKLQIHRVAERNHLGVERVAALVAAHTEGRTLGFMGEPRVNVLELNTALKDLGKG
- a CDS encoding DUF5133 domain-containing protein, with the protein product MLTPSPQDLRVALARYADARIEDARRPTDASARAVEDATYTLCVMTGTRDIPQALHIADTMLGMPAPASPTAAPHDGLQQGGSLQAA
- a CDS encoding TMEM175 family protein, which translates into the protein MDDTQAGSGAEKSAERLTALSDGIFAIAMTLLVLDVRIAPGLSTDGFREAFLDVLPDLGAYALSFWILAGFWRDHRRIVRLVPPTEKLPLRFALIWLGAIALIPFPTSLLSEYADQPLAVAVYAGTVCVTNLLELAVLRTGLRGSGPHGPATEFTARSVSADLVCTATVFAVSVPLAYGFSTAVALWSWLALLPAKIVLARRVPDGPPPTAG
- a CDS encoding DUF998 domain-containing protein, with product MRTAPWWILLSSMSAPVLLVAGWSVSAELQGPGYDPATTTISVLAADGAGGYWVMTSALVALGFCHVVTACGLRLAAPFGRAALAGGGLSAILLAFFPAPLSGGSFSHGVVVAVGFSLLAVWPVLAMRRRAPRTRGGPGAVALAAPLRREAEPPPAGTPPWGLRPWPSVGATVFIWLGGAWFLLALFVLDTAGAAERVITFAQSFWPLIVVVSCARWDGGDGRTV